The bacterium genome includes a window with the following:
- a CDS encoding RtcB family protein → MDIGELEKLDNYRWRIPKSGAMLVDGVIYASQKLIGKIIEEKAVEQVKNVACLPGIVKSSMAMPDAHWGYGFCIGGVAGMDVEEGVVSPGGVGYDINCGVRLLGTSLDKSDVAGQVPKLAAHLFNAVPAGIGSHGTLKLSYSNLKKVLLGGSEWAVREGFGWKEDLVHTEEGGKLPASDTAILSERALERGKGQVGTLGSGNHFLEVQWVERVFDEKTAGVFGLREGQIVIMLHSGSRGFGYQVCDDFLKVMARSVVKNKIFLPDRQLACSPVKSEEGQRYLEAMNQAANYAWANRQVMAHVTREVFSDFFGESPENLRMNLIYDVCHNIAKFETHNVEGKKRKLLVHRKGATRAFGPGAPGLPDIYNKTGQPVLIPGDMGRASWVLAGTKEAMDETFGSSCHGAGRALSRSAAKKLKSGAEVSRELHERGIEVFSTEMGTLAEEMSEAYKDVDDVVEAVCGAKIGRKVARLRPLAVVKG, encoded by the coding sequence ATGGATATCGGAGAGCTTGAAAAGCTGGACAATTACCGCTGGCGCATCCCGAAATCGGGCGCGATGCTGGTCGACGGCGTCATCTACGCTTCCCAGAAGCTCATCGGAAAGATAATCGAGGAGAAAGCCGTCGAGCAGGTGAAAAACGTCGCCTGCCTTCCGGGCATCGTCAAGAGCTCGATGGCTATGCCCGACGCCCACTGGGGTTACGGCTTCTGCATAGGCGGCGTGGCGGGAATGGACGTGGAGGAGGGGGTGGTCTCGCCCGGAGGAGTGGGCTACGACATAAACTGCGGGGTGAGGCTTTTGGGAACGAGCCTCGATAAGAGCGACGTAGCGGGTCAAGTCCCGAAGCTGGCTGCTCACCTCTTCAACGCCGTTCCTGCAGGCATCGGCTCTCACGGAACCCTTAAACTCTCCTACTCGAATCTGAAAAAAGTCCTTCTGGGAGGCTCGGAATGGGCGGTGCGGGAGGGGTTCGGCTGGAAGGAGGACCTCGTCCACACCGAGGAGGGTGGAAAGCTGCCCGCTTCCGACACCGCCATACTCTCCGAGAGGGCGCTGGAGCGCGGCAAGGGGCAGGTCGGAACTTTGGGGTCCGGCAACCACTTTCTGGAAGTCCAGTGGGTAGAGCGGGTTTTCGACGAGAAGACCGCAGGGGTTTTCGGCCTTCGGGAAGGACAGATCGTCATCATGCTGCACTCGGGGTCGAGGGGGTTCGGGTATCAGGTCTGCGACGATTTTTTAAAAGTGATGGCCCGCTCCGTCGTCAAGAACAAGATATTTCTCCCCGACAGGCAGCTCGCCTGCTCTCCCGTTAAATCCGAAGAGGGGCAAAGATACCTCGAAGCGATGAACCAGGCCGCCAACTACGCTTGGGCTAACCGGCAGGTGATGGCCCACGTTACGCGCGAGGTTTTCTCAGATTTTTTCGGCGAGTCCCCGGAAAACCTCAGGATGAATCTCATCTATGACGTGTGCCACAACATAGCCAAATTCGAGACCCACAACGTCGAGGGCAAGAAAAGAAAACTGCTGGTTCACCGGAAGGGGGCGACGAGGGCTTTCGGCCCCGGAGCGCCGGGACTGCCGGACATTTACAATAAAACCGGCCAGCCGGTGCTCATACCCGGTGATATGGGGAGGGCCTCTTGGGTCCTGGCCGGGACGAAGGAGGCGATGGACGAGACCTTCGGCTCCTCCTGCCACGGTGCGGGGAGGGCGCTTTCGAGAAGCGCCGCCAAGAAGCTTAAATCGGGCGCGGAGGTGAGCCGCGAACTCCACGAAAGGGGAATAGAGGTGTTTTCCACGGAGATGGGGACGCTGGCCGAGGAAATGTCCGAAGCCTACAAGGACGTAGACGACGTCGTCGAAGCCGTCTGCGGGGCGAAGATCGGCAGAAAGGTCGCGAGGCTCCGGCCCCTCGCCGTAGTCAAGGGGTGA
- a CDS encoding archease: MRKWIQLEHTADLSVMGEGDTREEALLALMEGFTAQIIDPGTIKKLEERVVEAEGVDVEDAVVTLLGELIYLIYVKNWLPASFESVELTKEGAKAVVRGEKYDPSRHRFLTEIKAATYHDYDFSKGADNLWRVRAVFDR, from the coding sequence ATGAGGAAATGGATACAGCTTGAACACACCGCAGACCTCTCCGTCATGGGGGAGGGAGATACGAGGGAAGAGGCGCTGCTGGCTCTTATGGAAGGATTTACGGCGCAGATTATCGACCCCGGAACGATAAAAAAGCTTGAGGAAAGGGTGGTGGAGGCGGAAGGAGTGGACGTAGAGGACGCCGTGGTCACCCTGCTGGGGGAGCTTATCTATCTGATTTACGTTAAAAACTGGCTTCCGGCTAGCTTCGAGTCAGTCGAGCTGACAAAAGAGGGCGCAAAGGCCGTGGTCCGGGGAGAAAAATACGACCCTTCTCGCCACAGATTCCTCACGGAGATAAAAGCCGCTACCTATCACGACTACGATTTTTCAAAGGGCGCAGATAACCTCTGGAGAGTGCGCGCCGTCTTCGACAGGTGA
- a CDS encoding redoxin domain-containing protein, producing MKKFSTRLLFIALLLVFVLPATGCSKSEQSGQTGVAGTKAGQPPPPPFDLPSVSGKRVRLSDYKGKIVVLDFWATWCPPCREAIPHLAGLHNRLSAKGVEVLGMNLDQNPGELDAFLKAKPVPYTVVRTDQATSMAYGVSGIPRIFVIDRQGAVRGDFLGFDRSTAKKIDTLVDFLASE from the coding sequence ATGAAAAAATTCAGCACTCGTTTACTTTTTATCGCCCTGCTCCTCGTCTTCGTCCTCCCGGCGACGGGCTGTTCAAAATCGGAGCAATCCGGCCAGACCGGCGTAGCGGGGACCAAAGCCGGTCAACCGCCCCCCCCTCCCTTCGACCTGCCTTCGGTTTCAGGAAAAAGGGTCAGGCTCTCGGATTACAAAGGCAAGATCGTCGTCCTCGACTTCTGGGCGACCTGGTGCCCGCCCTGCCGCGAAGCTATCCCGCATCTTGCCGGGCTCCATAACAGGCTGAGCGCCAAAGGCGTCGAAGTTCTCGGGATGAACCTCGACCAGAATCCCGGCGAACTCGACGCTTTTCTGAAGGCCAAGCCGGTTCCCTACACCGTGGTGAGGACCGATCAGGCCACCTCGATGGCCTACGGCGTCTCCGGCATTCCCAGAATTTTCGTAATAGACCGGCAGGGAGCCGTAAGGGGAGACTTTCTCGGCTTCGACCGCTCCACGGCGAAGAAAATCGACACCCTCGTGGACTTTCTCGCCTCTGAATGA
- a CDS encoding sigma-70 family RNA polymerase sigma factor, with translation MTEEKYKEEAELVKRAREGDFSAFEELVTGTEAKVFSHLLRLTQNSSDAEELLQETYLSAFKNLNSFKGNSSFYTWVYRIATNHAFMHFRKHRPETSIEELPLPSHEELKKRHIRDWDMDPADAAQKEEVRAIMEKAIAKLPEGYREVVLMRDMEGLSTAETAEIMGINEGAVKTRLHRARIFLREILSSHFGPEELSTTEGSDS, from the coding sequence ATGACTGAAGAAAAATACAAAGAGGAGGCAGAACTCGTCAAAAGGGCCAGGGAAGGTGACTTTAGCGCCTTTGAGGAACTTGTGACCGGAACCGAGGCGAAGGTCTTCTCCCACCTCCTCAGATTGACGCAGAACAGTTCCGACGCCGAAGAGCTTTTGCAGGAGACGTATCTGAGCGCCTTCAAGAATCTGAACTCTTTCAAAGGCAATTCTTCTTTTTATACCTGGGTATACAGGATAGCCACCAACCACGCTTTCATGCACTTTCGGAAGCACAGGCCCGAGACCTCTATAGAAGAGTTGCCGCTGCCCTCTCACGAGGAACTGAAAAAGAGGCATATCCGCGACTGGGACATGGACCCGGCCGATGCGGCGCAAAAAGAGGAAGTCCGGGCAATTATGGAAAAGGCGATTGCGAAGCTGCCGGAGGGATACAGGGAAGTTGTCCTCATGCGCGACATGGAGGGTCTTTCCACAGCCGAGACGGCGGAGATTATGGGAATAAACGAAGGGGCTGTAAAAACGAGACTTCACAGGGCCCGGATTTTTCTGAGGGAGATTCTGAGCTCCCATTTCGGCCCCGAGGAACTCTCCACGACGGAAGGAAGCGATTCGTGA
- a CDS encoding NAD-dependent deacylase, giving the protein MENKIRKAALLLAGGRGVALTGAGISVESGIPDFRSKGGLWSRFDPNEYATIGAFRKNPAKVWKMLEEMDSLLEKAVPNRAHEALARLEKGGLVEGVITQNIDSLHQKAGSSLVVEFHGSTRHFICLWCEGRFSRKEVAGRGMPPLCDCGKPLKPGIVFFGETIPGAALHASARLAENCRVMLVIGTSAEVAPANALPLRAKRSGAAIVEINVEPTRLTRELTDIYLEGRASEILAELERELAAIP; this is encoded by the coding sequence ATGGAAAACAAAATACGAAAGGCCGCGCTTCTGCTGGCGGGCGGCAGGGGGGTTGCGCTTACCGGCGCGGGAATAAGCGTCGAAAGCGGCATTCCCGATTTCCGCTCCAAAGGCGGTCTCTGGTCGCGCTTTGACCCAAACGAGTACGCCACCATCGGAGCCTTCCGCAAAAACCCCGCCAAAGTCTGGAAGATGCTGGAGGAGATGGATTCTCTCCTCGAAAAGGCGGTCCCCAACAGGGCGCACGAGGCGCTTGCGCGCCTTGAGAAGGGCGGCCTCGTCGAAGGGGTGATAACGCAGAACATCGACAGCCTTCATCAGAAGGCGGGAAGCTCCCTTGTGGTCGAGTTTCACGGCTCCACCCGCCACTTCATCTGCCTGTGGTGCGAGGGGCGTTTTTCACGGAAGGAGGTAGCCGGGAGGGGGATGCCGCCGCTGTGCGACTGCGGAAAGCCCCTGAAACCAGGAATAGTATTTTTCGGCGAGACGATACCGGGGGCGGCCCTTCACGCCTCGGCGCGGCTGGCGGAAAATTGCAGGGTTATGCTGGTGATAGGGACAAGCGCGGAGGTCGCGCCCGCCAACGCGCTCCCCCTCCGGGCGAAACGTAGCGGCGCGGCGATTGTCGAGATAAACGTGGAGCCTACGAGGCTTACGAGGGAACTAACCGACATCTACCTTGAGGGGAGAGCTTCGGAGATACTTGCGGAGCTTGAAAGGGAACTAGCGGCGATACCTTAA
- the trxA gene encoding thioredoxin gives MASENMLIVNDTDFEEKVLKSPLPVLLDFWAPWCGPCRMITPVLEELAVEYKGKIVFAKMNVDDNPVTPRKFDVRGIPNMKFFKGGLNLPELEIIGAVPKPNIVENIKKAL, from the coding sequence ATGGCAAGTGAAAATATGCTTATCGTCAACGACACCGACTTTGAAGAGAAGGTATTGAAATCGCCCCTGCCTGTCCTTCTTGATTTCTGGGCGCCCTGGTGCGGCCCCTGCAGGATGATTACCCCGGTGCTCGAAGAGCTTGCCGTCGAATACAAAGGCAAGATAGTATTCGCGAAAATGAACGTGGACGACAATCCCGTCACTCCGAGAAAGTTCGACGTGAGGGGGATTCCCAACATGAAGTTCTTCAAGGGCGGACTAAACCTCCCCGAGCTTGAAATCATCGGCGCGGTCCCCAAGCCCAACATAGTGGAGAACATCAAAAAGGCCCTTTGA
- the trpS gene encoding tryptophan--tRNA ligase, which produces MKRILSGIQPSGTLHIGNYFGMMEKMIRHQESADLFCFIANYHAMTTVQDGATLAKNTFDTAATFLALGIDPEKTTFWVQSDIIEVQELTWVLSTITPMGLLERCHSYKDKVAKGIIASHGLFAYPVLMSADILLYHSDVVPVGRDQKQHIEVARDLAIKFNNSFGETFTIPEPEIDESVAVIPGTDGQKMSKSYGNTIDIFTTKKALKQSVMSIVTDASPIEAPKDPDKCNLYAIYRLFVSESEREAMRQRYLVGGLKYSDVKKELIEIIWNRFEPNRARYEELSQNPEEIRKILKNGAEKARAVAGKTIADVRKRVGLAY; this is translated from the coding sequence ATGAAAAGAATCCTTTCGGGCATCCAGCCCTCCGGCACCCTTCACATCGGCAACTATTTCGGCATGATGGAGAAGATGATCCGCCACCAGGAAAGCGCGGACCTCTTCTGCTTTATCGCCAACTACCACGCCATGACCACGGTGCAGGACGGCGCTACTCTCGCGAAAAACACCTTCGACACCGCCGCCACCTTCCTCGCGCTGGGCATCGACCCCGAAAAGACCACCTTCTGGGTGCAATCCGACATCATCGAGGTTCAGGAACTCACCTGGGTGCTCTCCACGATAACCCCTATGGGTCTTCTGGAACGCTGCCACTCCTACAAGGACAAGGTCGCCAAGGGGATTATCGCCAGCCACGGCCTTTTCGCCTACCCCGTCCTCATGTCGGCTGACATTCTCCTCTACCACTCCGACGTGGTGCCCGTGGGCCGCGACCAGAAGCAGCACATCGAGGTTGCGCGCGACCTCGCGATAAAGTTCAACAACTCCTTCGGCGAGACCTTCACCATCCCCGAGCCGGAGATTGACGAATCCGTCGCGGTAATTCCCGGCACCGACGGGCAGAAAATGTCGAAATCCTACGGCAACACCATAGACATCTTCACCACCAAAAAGGCGCTGAAGCAGTCGGTGATGTCGATAGTAACCGACGCCTCGCCCATCGAGGCCCCCAAAGACCCGGACAAATGCAATCTCTACGCGATCTACCGGCTCTTCGTCAGCGAGAGCGAGCGTGAGGCGATGAGGCAGAGGTATCTCGTCGGCGGCCTTAAGTATTCCGACGTTAAGAAAGAACTTATCGAGATAATCTGGAACAGGTTCGAGCCCAACCGCGCCCGCTACGAAGAACTCTCCCAGAATCCCGAAGAGATAAGGAAGATTCTGAAGAACGGAGCGGAAAAGGCCCGCGCCGTCGCCGGAAAAACCATCGCCGACGTAAGAAAGCGGGTCGGGCTGGCTTATTAG
- a CDS encoding SIS domain-containing protein gives MLADAGETASILKSFFESSAEGTVGLAGDTVEALLSGGKVLVFGNGGSAADAQHLEAEFTGRFLLERTPFPAIALTTNTSSLTAIANDYGYDRVFERQVNAFAAKGDVALGISTSGNSESVIRALLAAKEKGALAVGLTGEGGGRMAEVCDNLFAVPSKKTPRIQECHIAWIHAYCDLVERLFVERTK, from the coding sequence ATGCTGGCCGACGCCGGCGAGACTGCCAGTATTCTGAAAAGCTTTTTCGAGTCCTCGGCGGAGGGGACGGTCGGCCTTGCCGGAGACACGGTAGAGGCGCTTTTGAGCGGCGGGAAGGTCCTGGTCTTCGGCAACGGGGGCTCGGCCGCCGACGCGCAGCACCTCGAAGCCGAGTTCACCGGGCGCTTTTTGCTCGAACGCACTCCGTTTCCGGCGATAGCCCTCACGACGAACACCTCCTCGCTCACCGCCATCGCAAACGATTACGGTTACGACAGGGTCTTCGAGAGGCAGGTCAACGCCTTCGCGGCAAAGGGCGACGTGGCGCTAGGCATCTCCACCAGCGGCAACAGCGAAAGCGTGATCAGGGCGCTTCTTGCAGCTAAGGAGAAGGGGGCTCTGGCAGTCGGCCTTACCGGGGAGGGCGGAGGCAGGATGGCCGAGGTCTGCGACAACCTCTTCGCCGTTCCCTCGAAAAAGACCCCGAGAATTCAGGAGTGCCACATCGCCTGGATACACGCTTATTGCGACCTCGTCGAGCGTCTCTTCGTGGAAAGAACGAAATAG
- a CDS encoding zf-HC2 domain-containing protein, producing MSKQLTCREILEKLSEYIDEEIDPKICDDIEKHMEGCSPCIAFLNTLKKTVKLYNTAGKEVSIPDNVHTKLHDFLKKNCESKK from the coding sequence GTGAGCAAACAGCTTACCTGCAGGGAAATCCTCGAAAAACTGAGCGAGTATATCGACGAGGAAATTGACCCGAAGATTTGCGACGATATCGAAAAACACATGGAAGGCTGCTCGCCTTGCATAGCTTTTTTAAACACTCTCAAAAAAACTGTTAAACTTTACAATACGGCGGGCAAGGAAGTTTCCATACCCGATAACGTTCATACGAAACTGCACGACTTCCTGAAGAAGAACTGCGAATCGAAGAAATAG
- a CDS encoding bifunctional precorrin-2 dehydrogenase/sirohydrochlorin ferrochelatase — protein MRYPLLLNLENARCVVAGGGRVAERKIEGLLKCGARVTVIAPRASGNLQALHHQRRIEWEARPFRPEDAEGVFLLFAATGDREANARILGAGKAFGALVNVADDPEGSDFHVPAVARKGPVTVAVSTEGASPALSAWLRDLLAEAVPDGAETTATLLSGLRRRLSEDKKEPASELFKKLLEAGVANDLGAGEIERARSKTDLIFGPGAYSDAMKEILEDT, from the coding sequence ATGCGTTACCCCCTTTTGCTGAATCTTGAAAACGCGCGCTGCGTTGTCGCGGGAGGGGGCCGCGTAGCCGAGCGCAAGATCGAGGGGCTGTTAAAGTGCGGAGCCCGTGTAACCGTTATCGCCCCTCGCGCGTCTGGTAACCTACAGGCGCTCCACCATCAGAGGCGGATAGAGTGGGAGGCGCGGCCTTTCAGGCCGGAGGACGCCGAGGGTGTTTTTTTGCTTTTCGCCGCCACCGGCGACCGCGAGGCCAACGCCCGCATACTTGGCGCGGGAAAAGCCTTCGGAGCACTCGTCAACGTGGCCGACGACCCCGAGGGGTCGGATTTCCACGTCCCGGCGGTCGCCCGCAAGGGGCCGGTAACCGTGGCGGTCTCCACGGAGGGCGCTTCGCCCGCGCTTTCGGCGTGGCTCAGGGACCTTCTGGCCGAAGCTGTGCCCGATGGAGCGGAAACCACGGCAACCCTTCTTTCGGGGCTTCGCCGCCGCCTTTCGGAAGACAAAAAGGAGCCCGCTTCGGAGCTATTCAAAAAGCTTCTCGAAGCCGGGGTCGCAAACGACCTCGGAGCGGGAGAGATCGAGCGGGCGCGCTCGAAGACGGATTTGATTTTTGGTCCGGGGGCTTACTCGGACGCGATGAAAGAGATCTTGGAGGATACATGA
- the nrdD gene encoding anaerobic ribonucleoside-triphosphate reductase, whose amino-acid sequence MDITGRIASKDSSATDRALFIRTSKMEIVEWSHRHIVDTLIRETFLDEGTARKVADAVEQVILNSRIEILTAPLVRELVDAKLIEMGLEEARRMHTRLGMPLYDVEELLVNHNKENANVPHGPEATNLTLAENIKKEYALLAVFSQAVGDAHMRGDIHLHDLGFIDRPYCSGQSLEYLKKFGLNLPNSLAVARPARHADVLLAHMVKFAAALQSNFAGAIGWDAVNLFFAPYLVELSDKEVRQLAQMMIYEFSQQAVARGGQAIFTDLNLYWEVPKHFEDVPAIGPGGEFTGKTYGEYEKEAQRFVKAIFECYLEGDACGRPFFFPKPLVHITEKFFKTEGHEEFLDLICKVSSEKGTTYYVFDRGDTAKISECCRLSFKLEKQDLDDAKQPWKMRYSALQNVTVNLPRLAYKAKGDDQKLFGELTNMLELARTAHLEKKAFIEKLLSQGENGPLALLTMNRDGQSYLRMHRVSYLIGMVGLNEMVKIHTGEELHESDAAFRFGLRVIAHMKLLTDKFSRHEKMHFVLEQTPAESTAYRFARLDLKHHSPEAGRVVRGDIARGEVYYSNSTQLHVGCEVGPVDRVAREGLFHPLIEAGAITHVWLGEQHPSSASLANFVKKVFTNTLNDQIAFSPEFTTCTACWRTSRGLSDTCPSCGSDEVEGITRITGYFTKISSWNHGKLGELSERMRNTGFFDAKAPSDEAKNC is encoded by the coding sequence ATGGATATAACGGGGCGCATCGCTTCCAAAGATTCCAGCGCGACCGACAGGGCGCTCTTCATACGCACCTCAAAGATGGAGATCGTCGAGTGGAGCCATCGCCACATCGTAGATACCCTCATCCGGGAGACCTTTCTCGACGAGGGAACCGCGCGCAAGGTGGCCGACGCCGTCGAGCAGGTCATCCTCAATTCCAGGATAGAGATTCTTACCGCCCCGCTCGTACGCGAGCTGGTTGACGCCAAGCTGATCGAGATGGGGCTCGAAGAAGCGCGCAGGATGCATACGCGCCTCGGTATGCCGCTCTACGACGTCGAAGAGCTCCTCGTGAACCACAACAAGGAAAACGCCAACGTCCCCCACGGCCCCGAGGCGACCAATCTGACGCTGGCCGAGAACATAAAGAAGGAATACGCGCTCCTCGCGGTCTTTTCGCAGGCGGTGGGCGACGCCCACATGAGGGGCGACATTCACCTTCACGACCTCGGCTTCATCGACCGTCCCTATTGCTCCGGCCAGTCCCTCGAATACCTCAAGAAATTCGGCCTTAACCTCCCCAACAGCCTCGCCGTGGCGCGCCCCGCCAGGCACGCGGACGTTCTTCTCGCCCACATGGTCAAGTTCGCCGCCGCCCTCCAGTCGAATTTCGCCGGGGCCATCGGCTGGGACGCCGTAAACCTCTTTTTTGCGCCCTATCTTGTCGAGCTTAGCGACAAAGAGGTGCGCCAGCTCGCCCAGATGATGATCTACGAGTTCTCCCAGCAGGCGGTCGCGCGCGGCGGGCAGGCCATCTTCACCGATCTCAACCTCTACTGGGAGGTTCCGAAGCACTTCGAGGACGTGCCCGCGATAGGCCCCGGCGGGGAGTTCACCGGGAAGACCTACGGCGAGTATGAAAAGGAGGCGCAACGCTTCGTCAAGGCGATCTTCGAGTGCTACCTCGAAGGCGACGCCTGCGGACGGCCCTTCTTCTTCCCCAAGCCCCTTGTCCACATCACCGAGAAGTTTTTCAAGACCGAGGGCCACGAAGAGTTTCTGGACCTTATCTGCAAGGTTTCCTCGGAGAAGGGGACGACCTATTACGTTTTCGACCGCGGCGATACCGCTAAGATATCGGAGTGCTGCAGGCTCTCCTTCAAGCTCGAAAAGCAGGATCTCGACGACGCGAAGCAGCCCTGGAAGATGCGCTACTCCGCCCTCCAGAACGTGACTGTCAACCTGCCGCGCCTCGCCTACAAGGCCAAAGGCGACGACCAGAAGCTCTTCGGCGAGCTGACCAACATGCTGGAGCTGGCGAGGACCGCCCACCTGGAGAAGAAAGCCTTCATTGAAAAGCTCCTCAGCCAGGGCGAAAACGGCCCTCTGGCGCTCCTCACCATGAACCGCGACGGCCAGTCCTATCTTAGGATGCACAGGGTGAGCTACCTCATCGGCATGGTCGGACTCAACGAGATGGTGAAGATTCACACCGGGGAGGAGCTGCACGAGAGCGACGCCGCTTTCCGGTTCGGCCTTAGGGTCATCGCCCACATGAAACTTCTCACCGACAAGTTCTCGCGCCACGAGAAGATGCACTTCGTCCTCGAACAGACCCCGGCGGAATCCACCGCCTACCGCTTCGCGCGGCTGGACCTCAAGCACCATTCCCCCGAGGCGGGGAGGGTTGTCAGGGGGGACATCGCGAGGGGCGAGGTCTACTATTCCAACTCCACCCAACTCCACGTCGGGTGCGAGGTCGGCCCGGTGGACAGGGTGGCCCGCGAGGGGCTTTTCCACCCCCTCATCGAGGCGGGAGCGATTACCCACGTCTGGCTCGGTGAGCAGCATCCCTCCTCGGCGAGCCTTGCGAATTTCGTGAAGAAGGTTTTCACCAACACCCTTAACGACCAGATAGCCTTCAGCCCGGAATTCACCACCTGCACCGCCTGCTGGCGCACCTCGCGCGGCCTTTCGGACACCTGCCCGAGCTGCGGCAGCGACGAGGTGGAGGGCATCACGCGCATAACCGGTTATTTCACCAAGATAAGCTCCTGGAACCACGGGAAACTCGGGGAACTCTCCGAGCGTATGAGAAACACCGGCTTCTTCGACGCCAAAGCGCCGTCGGACGAAGCGAAGAACTGCTGA
- a CDS encoding zinc ribbon domain-containing protein, with the protein MPIFEFLCKKCGEKTEIILKSSSEAGEARCPVCGEKMLRSFSPFATKGRSSCGHAHSGGRG; encoded by the coding sequence ATGCCCATCTTCGAGTTTCTCTGCAAAAAATGCGGCGAAAAAACGGAGATAATACTTAAATCGTCTTCGGAAGCCGGGGAGGCCCGCTGCCCGGTTTGCGGGGAAAAGATGCTTCGGTCTTTCTCCCCTTTCGCTACAAAAGGAAGGTCTTCCTGCGGCCATGCGCATTCCGGCGGCCGCGGCTGA
- a CDS encoding anaerobic ribonucleoside-triphosphate reductase activating protein: protein MNGLPAVKGFIETSFVDWAGKVASVVFLPRCNFSCPYCHNHRLVNDPESYRTFALDEVLERMEALRGWLDGVTVTGGEPTVHRELPSLLKIFRDRGWQVKLDTNGSNPAMLGELVTGGLVSAVSLDVKAPLEEIPYRRNAGRGADPSAVRRSLEIIARSGLPAELRTTVHPSLLSVAEMARIITQTSEIFGGYKTIKWQACQVSDTLDHSLSKTGAPDREVLSRLVSEAEELAKTSGHLTEGGPTS, encoded by the coding sequence ATGAACGGTCTCCCCGCCGTAAAGGGGTTTATCGAGACTAGTTTCGTGGATTGGGCGGGGAAGGTGGCCTCTGTGGTCTTCCTTCCCCGCTGCAATTTTTCCTGCCCCTATTGCCACAACCACAGGCTTGTAAACGACCCCGAAAGCTACCGCACCTTTGCGCTCGACGAGGTGCTGGAGAGGATGGAAGCGCTGCGCGGCTGGCTTGACGGAGTGACCGTCACCGGCGGAGAGCCGACTGTCCATCGGGAACTTCCCTCGCTTCTCAAAATATTCAGGGACCGGGGCTGGCAGGTGAAGCTCGACACCAACGGATCGAACCCGGCGATGCTGGGCGAGCTTGTAACCGGCGGCCTCGTCTCCGCCGTCTCCCTCGATGTCAAGGCCCCCCTCGAAGAGATACCCTACAGGCGCAACGCGGGCAGGGGAGCGGACCCCTCCGCCGTAAGGCGCTCGCTCGAAATTATCGCCCGCTCCGGCCTGCCCGCAGAGCTTCGCACGACCGTCCATCCAAGCCTCCTCAGCGTTGCGGAGATGGCCCGCATCATCACGCAAACCTCTGAAATATTCGGTGGTTACAAAACAATTAAATGGCAGGCTTGCCAGGTTTCGGATACACTCGACCACTCGCTTTCAAAGACCGGAGCGCCGGACAGGGAAGTTCTCTCAAGGCTGGTCTCGGAGGCGGAAGAGCTGGCTAAAACCTCTGGGCACTTGACAGAGGGCGGTCCTACCTCATAA